One part of the Bacillota bacterium genome encodes these proteins:
- a CDS encoding TrmB family transcriptional regulator, which translates to MKSNMIEILQDLDLTEYEAKAYLALLEKSPISGYAVALNSGVPRSKIYEVLGSLVQRGEVIMSHGNPSLYAPLPPKELIARRRLRTEAILKAADEALERYACDAMGRGNIWNITGYHDIFNRVKEVIRKAKGRILLEIWKEDAEEIEEDLREASRNGVEILIVGYGNIEFSFAQVYPHDLGEEITDEYGGRWVVLSADDREIVAGIVSLGDDSRAAWTMHPGLAMPITEVIKHDLYIMEMLKEHRPLLEASFGPNLIHLRNRFRFGPPGVSVAAKLGLLK; encoded by the coding sequence GTGAAATCCAACATGATAGAGATCCTGCAGGACTTGGACTTGACGGAGTATGAGGCCAAGGCATACCTGGCTCTACTTGAGAAATCTCCCATTTCGGGATATGCTGTCGCCCTGAATTCGGGGGTGCCGAGGTCCAAGATTTATGAGGTGTTGGGTTCGCTGGTACAGCGCGGAGAAGTCATAATGAGCCACGGCAATCCCAGTCTCTATGCTCCGTTACCCCCCAAGGAACTGATCGCCCGAAGGCGGCTCAGGACTGAAGCGATACTGAAGGCGGCGGACGAGGCACTTGAACGATATGCCTGCGACGCTATGGGCAGGGGAAACATCTGGAACATCACCGGGTATCACGACATCTTCAACCGTGTCAAGGAGGTCATAAGGAAGGCAAAAGGGCGAATACTGCTCGAAATATGGAAAGAGGATGCCGAAGAAATAGAGGAAGACCTGCGCGAGGCGTCAAGAAACGGCGTTGAAATCCTGATCGTAGGCTATGGAAACATAGAATTCAGCTTTGCACAGGTCTACCCACACGACCTCGGCGAGGAAATCACGGACGAGTACGGGGGGCGTTGGGTTGTCTTGAGCGCCGACGATAGGGAAATCGTCGCTGGAATCGTATCACTGGGGGATGATAGCCGCGCGGCGTGGACGATGCATCCAGGCCTGGCCATGCCGATTACCGAGGTTATAAAGCACGACCTGTACATCATGGAGATGTTGAAAGAACACCGCCCCCTGCTGGAAGCCAGTTTCGGGCCTAATCTCATCCATCTTCGCAACCGCTTCAGATTCGGCCCACCGGGAGTCAGCGTTGCTGCCAAACTGGGATTGCTGAAGTAG
- a CDS encoding D-cysteine desulfhydrase family protein, giving the protein MQIGEIPRVRLATLPTPLEEAPRLGEALGGIRLFVKRDDNTGLALGGNKARKLEFLMADAVKQGADTVITTGGPQSNHARMTAAAARKLGMRPVLVLEGKKPSERQGNLLLDELLGAEVSFVPEDADLDAEMARVAERLRAGGARPYIIPLGGSSALGSIGYVLAAMEIVDQSIAAGIAPDRVYTSGGSGGTLAGLLLGMKVFAPQVAVWGISVGRREPDLIQRIVRKAEEAARLAGLPVSVTEDDVHVDDDYVGPGYGIPSPECIKAIRLAAETEGLILDPVYTGKTLAGLAGHVKRGLVRSGETVVFLHTGGAPGLFAYSEWF; this is encoded by the coding sequence GTGCAGATAGGCGAGATCCCCCGGGTAAGGCTGGCTACACTGCCCACTCCGCTCGAAGAGGCTCCGCGACTCGGCGAGGCTCTAGGGGGCATCCGGCTTTTCGTGAAGAGAGACGATAACACCGGCCTTGCGCTGGGCGGGAATAAGGCGAGGAAGCTCGAGTTCCTCATGGCGGACGCGGTAAAGCAGGGAGCCGATACCGTGATCACCACGGGCGGGCCGCAGTCGAATCATGCGAGGATGACCGCCGCCGCTGCGAGGAAGCTCGGCATGAGACCCGTTCTTGTACTGGAAGGCAAGAAGCCGTCCGAGCGCCAGGGGAACCTGCTTCTCGACGAGCTCCTCGGAGCCGAGGTTTCGTTCGTTCCTGAGGACGCCGACCTCGATGCGGAGATGGCGCGGGTGGCCGAACGGTTGCGGGCCGGCGGAGCGAGACCGTACATAATCCCCCTGGGTGGCTCGTCTGCCCTCGGTTCGATCGGGTACGTCCTGGCCGCCATGGAGATCGTTGACCAGTCGATAGCGGCTGGAATTGCGCCGGATAGAGTGTACACGTCGGGAGGTTCGGGTGGCACGCTTGCCGGCCTCTTGCTTGGAATGAAGGTGTTCGCCCCGCAAGTTGCCGTGTGGGGCATCAGCGTCGGGCGCCGCGAGCCGGACCTCATTCAGAGGATCGTCAGAAAGGCGGAGGAAGCGGCGCGGCTGGCCGGGCTCCCGGTTTCAGTCACGGAAGACGACGTCCACGTTGACGACGATTACGTTGGCCCGGGTTATGGCATACCGAGTCCGGAGTGCATCAAAGCGATAAGACTGGCCGCCGAGACCGAAGGGCTGATCCTGGACCCGGTTTACACCGGCAAGACGCTCGCGGGACTCGCCGGACACGTGAAACGGGGGCTCGTCCGGAGCGGTGAGACGGTGGTCTTCCTTCACACGGGCGGCGCCCCTGGCCTGTTCGCCTACAGCGAGTGGTTCTGA
- a CDS encoding gamma-glutamyl-gamma-aminobutyrate hydrolase family protein translates to MVKSSPVIGVTSDCAQDGRIHVRRNYVEPLVRLDAVPLLVPAVESDYGATADALARELDGLLLTGGADIDPRYFGEDPVPGVYGISVERDEMEIALARSFLAVDKPILGICRGLQLLNVAAGGSLIQDIPSQEPRAGEHRLRRTPRGWGLHEVTISPGTAIERILGKSNARVNSRHHQAIKDVATGLEVTAMACDGVIIEAVESRSHRFVVAVQWHPEDLYPGEDSVRLFSHFIEACRGGRD, encoded by the coding sequence ATGGTCAAGTCATCGCCGGTCATCGGCGTGACGAGTGATTGCGCTCAGGACGGGCGCATCCACGTCCGCCGCAACTACGTCGAGCCGCTCGTCAGACTGGACGCTGTTCCCCTGCTCGTTCCCGCGGTCGAATCCGATTACGGAGCCACCGCGGATGCGCTTGCGCGCGAGCTCGACGGGTTGCTTCTGACCGGCGGCGCAGACATCGACCCGCGGTACTTCGGTGAAGACCCGGTCCCCGGCGTCTACGGGATCTCGGTCGAACGGGACGAGATGGAGATTGCGCTGGCGCGCTCGTTCCTCGCAGTGGACAAGCCCATATTGGGCATTTGCCGTGGGCTGCAGCTGCTGAACGTCGCGGCCGGAGGGTCCCTGATCCAGGACATCCCGTCGCAGGAACCCCGCGCGGGCGAGCACCGGCTCAGGCGAACCCCGCGCGGCTGGGGGCTCCACGAGGTAACGATCAGTCCCGGGACGGCTATCGAACGTATACTTGGGAAAAGCAATGCCCGCGTCAATTCCCGTCACCATCAGGCCATCAAGGATGTTGCCACGGGGCTGGAGGTTACCGCGATGGCCTGCGACGGTGTTATTATAGAGGCGGTTGAGAGCAGGTCCCACAGGTTCGTGGTCGCGGTTCAATGGCATCCGGAGGACCTGTACCCCGGCGAAGACTCGGTGAGGTTGTTCTCACACTTCATCGAGGCGTGCCGCGGCGGCCGGGATTGA
- a CDS encoding asparaginase — MTQYPVSPVICRVTRGDLVECLHRGDIAVVDAASRLVASVGDPSKVTYMRSSAKPLQALAVIESGAAERFGFSPRELAVMCGSHSGEDFHVEVVAGILAKAGLCEDYLACGVHPPICRSQTVRLIREGRPATPLYNNCSGKHAGMLALCVHLGLPLDGYWKPDHPVQRMMKTIVAEVSGYPEERIVVGVDGCGVCVFGLPLNSMALAYARLVTWDALPPDRPGRAAAAARLVEAMVTNPDMVGGTGRLCTDLMRGAGGRLIGKEGADGVYCAATRDSGFGFAFKVEDGNSRALGPALLSALEQLGALPPADLARLGGLKRPPVVNHRGETVGFVEACFTLERRS, encoded by the coding sequence GTGACCCAGTATCCTGTATCACCTGTTATCTGCCGGGTCACAAGGGGAGACCTGGTCGAATGCTTGCACCGGGGAGACATTGCGGTGGTGGACGCCGCCAGCCGGCTGGTCGCTTCCGTGGGTGATCCGTCGAAAGTGACGTACATGCGCTCGTCAGCCAAGCCCTTGCAGGCGCTTGCCGTCATCGAATCCGGCGCCGCGGAACGCTTCGGTTTCAGCCCCCGCGAGCTTGCGGTGATGTGCGGCTCGCATAGCGGTGAGGACTTCCACGTCGAAGTCGTAGCCGGCATCCTGGCGAAAGCCGGGCTCTGCGAGGACTACCTCGCCTGCGGGGTCCACCCGCCGATATGCAGGTCCCAGACTGTGCGACTCATCCGTGAAGGCAGGCCCGCGACCCCCCTGTACAACAACTGCTCGGGAAAACACGCGGGGATGCTGGCGCTTTGCGTGCACCTGGGACTCCCCCTCGACGGTTACTGGAAGCCGGACCATCCCGTGCAGCGGATGATGAAGACGATCGTCGCGGAGGTGTCGGGATACCCCGAGGAGCGGATCGTCGTCGGCGTGGACGGTTGCGGGGTATGCGTGTTCGGCCTGCCACTCAACAGCATGGCCCTGGCCTACGCGAGGCTCGTCACGTGGGACGCGCTGCCTCCAGACCGGCCGGGCCGGGCCGCCGCCGCGGCCCGCCTCGTCGAGGCGATGGTGACCAACCCCGACATGGTCGGTGGGACCGGGCGACTGTGCACCGACCTCATGCGGGGCGCAGGTGGCCGGCTGATCGGGAAGGAAGGGGCCGACGGAGTCTACTGCGCCGCAACGAGGGATAGTGGTTTCGGATTCGCGTTCAAGGTGGAGGATGGGAATTCGCGTGCTCTGGGACCCGCGCTGCTGAGCGCGCTCGAGCAGCTCGGGGCGCTGCCACCAGCCGATCTCGCGCGTCTCGGGGGGCTCAAACGCCCGCCTGTCGTGAACCATCGGGGCGAGACAGTCGGCTTCGTCGAGGCGTGCTTCACTTTGGAACGTCGTTCGTGA
- the rimI gene encoding ribosomal protein S18-alanine N-acetyltransferase translates to MRDGCPVAGCGKNGLTARTPSGLSPPVGGRTEVGIQAEEGELLKNRIEVSEMQLADLDAVLEIEVHSFPTPWSRRAFWSELTQNIYAHYIVARLDGVIVGYGGMWVILDEAHVTNIAVHPEYRRLGIGKRVLVDLMERARSRSATRMTLEVRKSNSAAQSLYEQMGFVAKGIRKGYYSDLKEDAIIMWKDDLCKQKNPWYRVPWFGVGR, encoded by the coding sequence ATGCGAGATGGCTGTCCGGTTGCTGGATGCGGGAAGAACGGTCTCACCGCTCGAACTCCGTCCGGCTTATCTCCGCCTGTCGGAGGCCGAACTGAAGTGGGAATCCAGGCAGAAGAAGGCGAATTGTTGAAAAACCGGATCGAGGTCAGCGAGATGCAGCTCGCGGACCTGGACGCAGTGCTCGAGATCGAGGTGCACTCGTTTCCCACACCCTGGTCGCGCCGCGCCTTCTGGTCCGAGTTGACCCAGAACATCTACGCTCACTACATCGTAGCCAGGCTCGACGGCGTTATAGTGGGTTACGGCGGGATGTGGGTCATCCTGGACGAGGCCCACGTCACGAACATCGCGGTACACCCCGAGTACCGGCGGCTCGGCATCGGCAAGCGCGTCCTGGTCGACCTGATGGAGCGCGCGAGGTCTCGTAGCGCCACCAGGATGACCCTCGAGGTGCGCAAGTCCAACAGCGCCGCTCAAAGCCTTTACGAGCAGATGGGTTTCGTCGCCAAGGGTATACGTAAAGGGTATTACTCCGACCTCAAGGAAGACGCGATCATCATGTGGAAGGACGACCTCTGCAAGCAGAAGAACCCCTGGTACAGAGTCCCGTGGTTCGGGGTCGGGCGATGA
- a CDS encoding type II toxin-antitoxin system PemK/MazF family toxin encodes MNIRRGDVFYADLSPVVGSEQGGVRPVIVIQNDIGNRYSPTVIVAAITSQIDKARLPTHVELPAAISGLERDSVVLAEQLRTIDRRRLKEKVSHLEEDLMARLNEALAISIGLKEV; translated from the coding sequence GTGAACATCAGGAGAGGCGACGTGTTCTACGCCGATCTGAGTCCCGTTGTAGGGTCGGAACAGGGCGGAGTCCGGCCGGTAATAGTCATCCAGAATGACATCGGAAACCGTTACAGCCCGACGGTCATCGTCGCTGCGATAACCTCCCAGATAGACAAGGCCAGGCTGCCGACTCACGTCGAGCTTCCAGCAGCCATTTCGGGTCTCGAGCGGGATTCCGTAGTGCTCGCCGAGCAGCTCAGGACCATCGACAGGCGCCGGCTCAAGGAGAAGGTGTCGCACCTCGAGGAGGATTTGATGGCGAGGCTGAATGAAGCGCTTGCCATAAGTATAGGGCTTAAGGAGGTCTGA
- the tsaD gene encoding tRNA (adenosine(37)-N6)-threonylcarbamoyltransferase complex transferase subunit TsaD, with the protein MAFKVLGIETSCDETSAAVVAGGSTVLSNVVSSQIDIHCKYGGVVPEIASRRHVEMILPVVHEALEAAGVKLDGIDGVAVTNGPGLAGALLVGVAFAKAVAYAKGLPLIGVNHLEGHVYANWLGETRPEFPFVCLIASGGHTDLVVVHGHGDMDIVGRTRDDAAGEAFDKVARVMGLGYPGGPLIDGLAGGGTPGRVRLPRAFLEEDSFDFSFSGIKTAVVLAMERLGNERWSLEDLAAEFQEAVAEVLVEKAVALAGGRGIRRVALAGGVAANSALRRRLAEAGSRLGLDVTIPPLALCTDNAAMIAAAGYYRLSAGERSGFDLNAEADLPFSRRPGCDAVVSTGRT; encoded by the coding sequence TTGGCGTTCAAGGTCCTGGGGATCGAGACAAGCTGCGACGAGACCTCGGCGGCCGTCGTGGCCGGCGGCTCGACGGTGCTGAGTAATGTCGTATCCTCTCAGATAGACATCCACTGCAAGTACGGCGGTGTTGTTCCCGAGATCGCTTCCCGCAGGCACGTCGAGATGATTCTCCCCGTGGTCCACGAGGCGCTCGAAGCGGCGGGCGTGAAACTGGACGGGATTGATGGGGTAGCCGTCACGAACGGCCCCGGGCTGGCCGGGGCGTTGCTGGTGGGCGTGGCGTTCGCCAAGGCGGTGGCTTACGCAAAGGGACTCCCGCTGATCGGCGTAAACCACCTCGAGGGACACGTATACGCGAACTGGCTGGGCGAGACCCGGCCCGAATTCCCGTTTGTGTGCCTGATAGCATCGGGTGGGCACACTGACCTCGTGGTCGTGCACGGACACGGGGACATGGATATCGTGGGGAGGACCAGGGACGACGCTGCCGGAGAGGCGTTCGACAAGGTCGCCAGGGTAATGGGGCTGGGCTACCCGGGGGGTCCGCTCATTGACGGATTGGCCGGGGGCGGAACCCCCGGCCGCGTTCGGCTTCCCCGCGCCTTCCTCGAGGAGGACTCGTTCGATTTCTCGTTCAGCGGCATAAAGACCGCTGTGGTGCTGGCGATGGAAAGGCTGGGCAACGAGCGGTGGAGCCTCGAAGACCTGGCCGCCGAATTCCAGGAAGCGGTTGCGGAAGTCCTGGTTGAGAAGGCGGTGGCGCTCGCCGGGGGGAGAGGTATACGCAGGGTCGCGCTTGCCGGCGGAGTTGCCGCCAACAGTGCGCTCCGGCGCCGTTTGGCGGAGGCCGGCTCGCGGCTGGGTCTCGATGTAACCATACCGCCCCTCGCGCTGTGCACGGACAACGCCGCCATGATCGCTGCGGCAGGCTACTACAGGCTCAGTGCGGGGGAGAGGTCGGGGTTCGACCTCAATGCCGAGGCCGACCTGCCATTTTCCAGGCGGCCTGGTTGTGACGCGGTGGTATCAACAGGGCGGACTTAG
- a CDS encoding DUF523 domain-containing protein, which yields MNDQVSPRSGSRPSPGHLLNCRGGRQAGPILCSACLLGVRCRYDGENKAGPSYTPLLERLLQSGRLVLVCPEQLGGLPTPRPPAAIEGGDGGDVLDGRARVLTSDGQDVTPQFVRGAEEALRVARLAGCRSAVLKCGSPSCGVARDLLEGEERAPLLDGVTAALLKRNGIEVVDEQVLSCNRKVASLMATGEEPGTYSTPG from the coding sequence ATGAACGATCAGGTCTCGCCCCGTAGCGGCAGCCGCCCGAGCCCCGGTCATTTGCTGAACTGCCGGGGAGGCCGGCAAGCAGGCCCCATCCTGTGCAGCGCGTGTCTCCTGGGGGTCCGCTGCAGATACGACGGCGAGAACAAGGCCGGCCCCTCCTATACGCCCCTGCTCGAACGCCTGCTTCAATCGGGCCGCCTCGTGCTGGTCTGCCCGGAACAGCTCGGCGGACTACCCACGCCAAGGCCACCCGCGGCCATCGAGGGCGGCGACGGGGGCGACGTGCTGGATGGGCGCGCCCGCGTGCTGACCAGCGACGGTCAAGACGTGACTCCGCAGTTCGTACGGGGGGCGGAGGAAGCCCTCCGCGTGGCACGCCTCGCCGGATGTCGCTCCGCCGTGCTCAAATGCGGCAGCCCGTCCTGCGGCGTCGCGCGCGACCTTCTCGAAGGCGAAGAGCGGGCGCCCCTGCTCGACGGGGTGACCGCCGCGTTGCTCAAGCGCAACGGAATCGAGGTTGTTGACGAGCAGGTGCTTTCATGCAACCGCAAGGTTGCTTCCTTGATGGCAACAGGAGAAGAGCCGGGGACCTACTCGACCCCCGGCTGA
- a CDS encoding ribbon-helix-helix protein, CopG family produces MARSRRIMISVPAGLLQEVDGIAAVEKGNRSEVIRCAVRAYIEERKRRETRESMRRGYIEMAQINLGWAELGMGYDHGEPGGRDE; encoded by the coding sequence ATGGCCAGGTCCAGGCGGATAATGATCAGCGTTCCGGCGGGCTTGCTACAGGAAGTGGACGGGATCGCCGCCGTCGAGAAGGGCAACCGGAGCGAGGTGATCCGCTGCGCGGTCAGGGCCTACATCGAAGAGCGAAAGAGGCGTGAGACCCGGGAGTCCATGCGCAGGGGATACATAGAGATGGCCCAGATAAACCTCGGCTGGGCCGAACTCGGGATGGGCTACGACCATGGGGAACCCGGAGGTCGGGATGAGTGA
- the tsaE gene encoding tRNA (adenosine(37)-N6)-threonylcarbamoyltransferase complex ATPase subunit type 1 TsaE, producing the protein MEHDLPLLVILQMRHDATLAQVVIETVAGRPAAARPAGNRSEFLTNSPDETLALAGRIGEAIRFPAVIGLSGQLGAGKTLFARGLAGGLGVKGHVTSPSFTLVHTYRGRMTVHHLDVYRLDNPAEIEDLGFHEMLDEAVVIVEWADRVERFMPSERLDVVIERVGREEAPANTRHITMTARGEAHCGLVRGLSTAGTTGRKAAPAAPQPSKSPAPEPASGTTEGGDAG; encoded by the coding sequence GTGGAGCATGACCTCCCGCTGCTGGTTATATTACAGATGCGCCACGACGCGACTCTGGCGCAGGTGGTGATCGAAACGGTAGCAGGCCGGCCGGCGGCGGCTCGCCCGGCAGGGAACAGAAGCGAGTTCCTGACGAACTCGCCGGATGAGACCCTCGCCCTTGCGGGCAGAATCGGCGAAGCCATACGGTTTCCTGCAGTCATCGGCCTCAGCGGGCAGCTCGGGGCTGGCAAAACGCTATTCGCCCGCGGGCTGGCCGGTGGGCTCGGGGTCAAGGGGCACGTCACCAGCCCCTCGTTTACCCTCGTCCATACCTACCGCGGGAGGATGACCGTACACCATCTCGACGTGTACAGACTGGATAACCCTGCCGAAATAGAGGACCTGGGGTTTCACGAGATGCTCGACGAGGCTGTCGTCATCGTGGAATGGGCGGACAGGGTCGAGCGGTTCATGCCGAGCGAACGGCTCGACGTAGTCATAGAGCGTGTGGGTCGCGAGGAGGCCCCGGCTAACACGAGGCACATCACGATGACGGCGCGAGGAGAGGCGCACTGTGGCCTCGTGCGGGGGCTGTCAACCGCGGGCACGACCGGGCGAAAGGCGGCGCCGGCTGCGCCGCAGCCGTCGAAGAGTCCCGCGCCGGAGCCGGCCAGTGGGACGACTGAAGGAGGCGACGCGGGTTGA
- a CDS encoding uracil-DNA glycosylase, protein MPAARLTQGTLFETLVAPTGARSTSTQTTQVPLQPAGYSPAQGSLVDRPPAVIAPGPENDYAGIDNLDDLARHVLKCRRCELRDGCRGVVFGEGTPKATLMLVGEGPGAVEDEMGRPFVGPAGKLLDKILAAAGFAREEVYIANIVKCRPPGNRLPTPQEAARCLPNLRAQIRIIHPRIIVCLGALATQTLVDRSARITASRGTWFDRGGIRILPTFHPAALLRDETKKKPVWEDFKKVRSEYDSVPGAAGGA, encoded by the coding sequence ATGCCCGCTGCACGCCTGACTCAGGGCACGCTGTTCGAAACGCTGGTGGCGCCCACCGGGGCTCGGTCCACGTCGACGCAGACGACCCAGGTGCCGCTCCAGCCGGCCGGGTACTCGCCGGCCCAGGGGTCGCTCGTCGACCGGCCGCCGGCGGTGATCGCACCCGGTCCCGAAAACGACTACGCTGGCATCGACAACCTCGACGACCTTGCGAGGCACGTCCTGAAATGCCGGAGGTGCGAGCTGCGCGACGGCTGCCGTGGGGTCGTGTTCGGGGAGGGCACCCCAAAGGCAACCCTCATGCTGGTCGGCGAGGGTCCGGGGGCCGTCGAGGACGAGATGGGCCGCCCATTCGTTGGCCCAGCGGGCAAGCTCCTCGATAAGATCCTGGCGGCGGCCGGTTTTGCCCGCGAAGAGGTATACATAGCCAACATAGTTAAATGCAGGCCGCCTGGCAACAGGCTCCCCACCCCGCAGGAGGCGGCGAGGTGCCTGCCCAACCTGCGCGCACAAATCAGGATAATACACCCCCGGATAATCGTGTGCCTCGGCGCCCTGGCCACCCAGACTCTGGTGGACAGGTCCGCGCGGATCACCGCCTCGCGAGGGACGTGGTTCGACCGCGGAGGTATCAGGATATTACCCACCTTCCATCCAGCTGCTCTCCTGAGGGATGAGACCAAGAAGAAGCCGGTGTGGGAGGATTTCAAGAAGGTCAGATCCGAATACGATTCGGTCCCGGGCGCGGCGGGTGGAGCATGA
- the rsgA gene encoding ribosome small subunit-dependent GTPase A, with amino-acid sequence MRLQDIGWDSGLESQFSEYAVPGYTPGRISAEFRDSYLLLSEAGEVRALLSGRFRHLADSGTDLPVTGDWVAFTRESGAGPAMIHAVLPRRSKFSRKQPGPGHTGEQVIAANIDAVFIVMALDRDFNVRRLERYLVLIWESGASPVVVLSKADLCDVATLTARTAAVESIAPGVPVHVVSNITGDGLSGLGVHLAPGRTVALLGSSGAGKSTLANRLLGANVQATGEVRKDDSRGRHTTSYSRLIRLPSGALLVDSPGLRELQLWASDDGLDDAFEDVATLARGCRFSDCRHESEPGCAVKQAVEAGTLDPGRYESYLRLRREVAFLNRKENIDSYLADKRRRKALSKAVKRLKKH; translated from the coding sequence TTGCGTCTTCAAGACATTGGATGGGACTCCGGTCTCGAGTCCCAGTTCAGCGAATATGCTGTGCCTGGCTACACCCCTGGAAGGATCTCAGCGGAGTTCAGGGATTCTTACCTGTTGCTCAGCGAGGCGGGGGAGGTACGGGCGTTGCTATCGGGCAGGTTCCGGCACCTTGCGGACTCGGGGACTGATCTTCCGGTAACCGGCGACTGGGTTGCGTTCACCCGTGAGTCAGGGGCGGGACCGGCCATGATCCATGCCGTCCTGCCCAGGCGAAGCAAGTTCTCCAGGAAGCAGCCCGGCCCAGGGCACACCGGGGAACAGGTCATAGCGGCCAACATAGACGCCGTGTTTATAGTCATGGCGCTCGACCGCGACTTCAACGTGAGACGCCTTGAACGCTACCTGGTGCTGATATGGGAGAGCGGGGCGTCACCCGTGGTCGTGCTTTCCAAGGCGGACCTCTGTGATGTAGCGACACTCACCGCGCGGACCGCCGCGGTCGAATCAATCGCGCCGGGAGTCCCTGTCCACGTGGTGAGCAACATCACCGGCGACGGCCTTTCAGGCCTCGGCGTTCATCTCGCTCCGGGCAGAACCGTGGCGCTTCTCGGGTCCTCGGGGGCGGGAAAATCGACCCTGGCAAACCGCTTGCTCGGGGCGAACGTCCAGGCCACCGGAGAGGTGCGGAAGGATGACAGCCGTGGCAGGCATACAACATCCTACAGCAGGTTGATTCGCCTGCCGTCGGGGGCCCTGCTCGTTGACAGCCCCGGGCTGAGGGAGCTCCAGCTCTGGGCGTCGGACGACGGATTGGACGACGCGTTCGAGGACGTAGCGACACTGGCCCGCGGCTGCAGATTCTCGGATTGCCGGCACGAATCGGAACCCGGATGCGCCGTGAAGCAGGCAGTGGAAGCTGGCACGCTGGATCCCGGCAGGTACGAAAGCTACCTGAGGCTTCGCAGGGAGGTGGCCTTCTTGAACCGGAAGGAGAATATCGACTCCTACCTCGCGGACAAGAGGCGGCGCAAGGCCTTGAGCAAGGCGGTGAAGAGACTGAAGAAGCACTGA